A DNA window from Methanocella sp. contains the following coding sequences:
- a CDS encoding flavin reductase family protein, with translation MEKISIHNVPFMMPTPTVLVGANVKGKPNFMTVGWTGFTNISPPMLTVAIGQKKYTNLGILENNTFSVNVPNTKQMVVTDYCGIVSGSKVDKSALFEIFYGKLGTAPMIKDFPVNMECKLFKSIDLPNRTLHIAEIMDVFIDKECMTEDRPDIKKIDPIILTFPKWMYYSMGDVIGRGFFIGKEYKKNSEEAPVIAQK, from the coding sequence ATGGAGAAAATATCGATACATAACGTCCCTTTTATGATGCCTACTCCCACGGTGCTGGTGGGCGCTAACGTTAAAGGAAAGCCTAACTTCATGACCGTCGGATGGACCGGCTTTACCAACATCAGCCCGCCCATGTTAACGGTCGCCATCGGCCAGAAGAAGTATACGAACCTGGGAATCCTGGAGAACAATACGTTCAGCGTTAACGTACCGAATACGAAGCAGATGGTCGTTACGGACTACTGCGGCATCGTCTCGGGCTCGAAGGTCGATAAGTCGGCACTGTTCGAGATCTTCTACGGCAAGCTTGGCACGGCCCCGATGATCAAAGACTTCCCGGTCAACATGGAGTGCAAGCTCTTTAAGTCAATAGACCTCCCGAACCGGACGCTCCATATTGCGGAGATCATGGATGTTTTTATCGATAAGGAATGCATGACCGAGGACCGGCCCGATATCAAGAAGATCGACCCCATCATACTGACGTTCCCCAAGTGGATGTACTATAGCATGGGCGATGTCATCGGCAGGGGCTTCTTTATCGGCAAGGAATATAAGAAAAACTCGGAAGAGGCACCGGTCATCGCGCAAAAATAA
- a CDS encoding fumarylacetoacetate hydrolase family protein produces the protein MTFIGRFRYNHRVFTGEVIEGKVHSMLGGKEYKLDEVKILPPCTPSKIVCVGCNYVEHAKELNERIPEEPVLFLKPPSSLIANEENIVYPKQSQRVDYEAELAVVISRRTRHVKKEKAKDHILGYTCFNDVTARDLQRKDIQWTRAKSFDTFSPIGPFISTDIDPLSLNIKAKLNGEARQSSNTKDMIFNVYSLVEFISGVMTLEAGDVIATGTPPGVGPMKPGDTIEIEVENIGMLRNKVVS, from the coding sequence ATGACATTTATCGGAAGGTTCAGGTATAATCACAGGGTATTCACCGGAGAAGTTATCGAGGGTAAGGTTCACTCAATGCTTGGCGGCAAGGAATATAAGCTGGATGAAGTGAAAATCCTGCCCCCCTGCACACCGAGCAAGATCGTCTGTGTCGGGTGCAATTACGTCGAGCATGCGAAGGAGCTGAACGAGCGTATTCCCGAAGAGCCCGTCCTATTCTTGAAGCCGCCTTCCAGCCTTATCGCAAATGAAGAAAATATCGTTTATCCTAAACAGTCGCAGCGCGTGGACTACGAGGCCGAGCTGGCCGTCGTCATCAGCCGGCGGACACGGCATGTTAAGAAGGAAAAGGCGAAGGACCATATATTAGGCTACACGTGTTTCAACGATGTCACGGCACGGGACCTTCAGAGAAAAGACATCCAGTGGACTCGTGCCAAGAGCTTCGACACGTTCTCGCCCATCGGGCCATTCATATCCACCGACATCGATCCGCTGAGCCTGAATATCAAGGCGAAGCTGAACGGCGAGGCCAGGCAGAGCTCGAACACGAAGGACATGATCTTCAATGTATACAGTCTTGTCGAGTTCATATCCGGCGTCATGACCCTTGAGGCCGGGGACGTCATCGCGACAGGCACGCCTCCTGGGGTCGGCCCCATGAAGCCAGGCGACACGATCGAGATCGAGGTCGAGAATATCGGCATGCTCAGGAACAAGGTCGTATCTTGA
- a CDS encoding dihydroorotate dehydrogenase electron transfer subunit → MRPISAKILEIVEETPTIRTYRLDTSDWLRGKPGQFLMVWARGVDEVPMTLSYDDAITVQKVGDATEAMFRLKEGDSLGIRGPYGNGWELVGEDILLISGGVGSAPLAPLAEKAASIGVKVTTLAGYRNKEEVHFEGRFRKAGETFIATDDGTYGQKGFVTGLMTNMDLSKYTQIYCCGPEKMMYRVLSILDGHKLAPCAQFSIQRYLKCGIGVCGSCCIDPDGLRVCKDGPVFMGNVLLDAEFGKYARDASGRRMKL, encoded by the coding sequence ATGAGGCCGATAAGTGCTAAAATACTCGAGATCGTCGAGGAGACGCCGACGATCCGCACCTACAGGCTGGATACGTCCGACTGGCTCCGGGGCAAGCCCGGCCAATTTTTAATGGTCTGGGCTAGAGGCGTGGACGAGGTGCCCATGACGCTCTCGTATGACGATGCCATCACCGTGCAAAAGGTCGGCGATGCTACCGAAGCTATGTTCAGGCTCAAGGAAGGCGACTCCCTGGGCATTCGCGGCCCCTACGGTAACGGCTGGGAGCTTGTCGGCGAGGATATACTGCTCATTTCGGGCGGCGTGGGCTCGGCGCCGCTGGCGCCGCTGGCGGAGAAGGCTGCCTCCATAGGCGTAAAGGTCACGACGCTGGCCGGCTATCGTAACAAGGAAGAGGTCCATTTTGAGGGGAGGTTCAGGAAGGCCGGAGAAACGTTTATCGCCACGGACGACGGGACTTATGGCCAGAAGGGCTTTGTCACGGGCCTGATGACCAACATGGACTTAAGCAAGTACACCCAAATATATTGTTGTGGCCCGGAAAAGATGATGTACCGGGTCCTGAGCATCCTGGACGGGCATAAGCTGGCGCCCTGCGCGCAGTTCAGCATACAGCGATACCTGAAATGCGGCATTGGCGTATGCGGGAGCTGCTGCATAGACCCCGACGGACTGAGGGTATGCAAGGACGGTCCCGTATTCATGGGGAATGTTCTTTTAGACGCCGAATTCGGAAAATATGCCCGGGATGCGAGCGGCAGGAGGATGAAACTATGA
- a CDS encoding ATP-binding protein has product MPSQVNPQKCSGCGTCAEKCPEEAITMDLIPYVDPDKCTECGICVIICQYGARDIEEVMKYVNRMASH; this is encoded by the coding sequence ATGCCATCGCAAGTAAATCCTCAGAAATGCAGCGGATGCGGCACGTGCGCAGAGAAGTGTCCGGAGGAGGCCATAACCATGGATCTCATACCTTACGTCGACCCGGATAAATGCACCGAATGCGGAATATGTGTCATAATATGCCAGTATGGGGCAAGGGATATCGAGGAAGTCATGAAATATGTAAACCGCATGGCTTCCCATTAG
- a CDS encoding dihydroorotate dehydrogenase, with the protein MKLTVETGGLTLANPTILAAGILGTTGASLKRVASMGAGAVVTKSIGVEPKPGHPNPSMVKLECGYINAMGLPNPSYEEFLPELEIAKESGVPVIASIFGATEAEFKEVAKGLPGASAYELNVSCPHAIGYGMQVGTDPALVRAITRTVKSAVKAPVWVKLTPNVTDITAIGRAAQEGGADAVVAINTVKAMAIDIDSGYPILGNIHGGLSGSAIKPVAVRCIYDLYAALDIPIIGVGGVSNWADAVELLMAGAAAIEIGSAVYDDIGIFASVSMGLSDYLDRKSLKLEDLIGMAYRVVKHEADKC; encoded by the coding sequence ATGAAACTAACTGTCGAAACGGGCGGCCTGACGCTGGCCAACCCTACGATACTGGCAGCCGGCATATTAGGCACCACCGGGGCGTCGCTCAAGAGAGTGGCATCCATGGGCGCGGGCGCCGTCGTCACCAAGTCTATCGGAGTCGAGCCCAAGCCTGGCCACCCCAACCCGTCCATGGTAAAACTGGAGTGCGGCTACATTAACGCCATGGGCCTGCCCAATCCATCTTATGAGGAATTTTTACCGGAACTGGAGATCGCGAAGGAATCGGGCGTGCCCGTCATCGCGAGCATCTTCGGGGCTACCGAGGCTGAGTTTAAGGAAGTGGCAAAAGGCCTGCCGGGCGCATCGGCTTACGAGCTCAACGTGAGCTGTCCGCATGCGATAGGCTACGGCATGCAGGTGGGCACAGACCCTGCGCTTGTAAGAGCCATAACGCGTACCGTAAAGAGCGCGGTGAAAGCCCCGGTCTGGGTCAAGCTGACGCCGAACGTCACCGATATAACGGCCATAGGCCGGGCGGCTCAGGAAGGCGGCGCCGACGCGGTCGTGGCCATTAACACGGTCAAGGCCATGGCCATCGATATCGACAGCGGCTACCCGATACTGGGCAATATCCATGGCGGCCTCTCCGGTTCGGCCATTAAGCCTGTGGCAGTACGCTGCATCTACGATCTGTACGCGGCCCTCGATATACCGATAATCGGCGTCGGCGGCGTATCTAACTGGGCCGATGCCGTCGAGCTTCTGATGGCCGGGGCGGCAGCAATAGAAATCGGATCCGCAGTATACGATGATATCGGCATCTTTGCGTCGGTATCCATGGGACTATCCGACTATCTGGACCGAAAGAGCCTGAAGCTTGAAGACCTGATCGGAATGGCGTACCGGGTGGTGAAGCATGAGGCCGATAAGTGCTAA